In Brachyspira hampsonii, the following are encoded in one genomic region:
- a CDS encoding DUF305 domain-containing protein — protein MKQIITIFIVLMSAFIISCGQKTSDNTDNHSSHSMDSMHSKGSEIIDLMHAPMMEQPFQKTKNIDADFLVNMIPHHQGAIISSKKLLETTTNEALITLANNIIAEQEKEVSEFTDLVTELKNKNTSYEDIDTSILGDEMEKIMNNMMKDMSSIKAAGDNDIDFLKGMIPHHQAAVDVSKKILEYTKDDKIKEIANRIVTAQEKEINDMNNMLNNY, from the coding sequence ATGAAACAAATTATAACAATATTTATTGTTTTAATGTCTGCTTTTATAATATCATGCGGACAAAAAACTTCTGATAATACAGATAATCATTCATCGCATTCTATGGATAGCATGCATAGCAAAGGCTCTGAAATTATAGACTTAATGCACGCTCCTATGATGGAACAGCCGTTTCAAAAAACTAAGAATATTGATGCTGATTTTTTAGTGAACATGATTCCGCATCATCAGGGTGCTATTATATCTTCAAAAAAATTATTAGAAACAACTACTAATGAAGCTTTAATAACTTTGGCTAATAATATAATAGCAGAACAAGAAAAAGAAGTAAGCGAGTTTACAGATTTAGTTACTGAATTAAAAAATAAAAATACAAGCTATGAAGATATAGATACATCTATTCTGGGTGATGAAATGGAGAAGATTATGAATAATATGATGAAGGATATGTCTTCTATTAAAGCTGCAGGAGATAATGACATAGATTTCTTAAAGGGTATGATACCTCATCATCAGGCGGCTGTTGATGTTTCAAAGAAGATACTAGAATATACTAAAGATGATAAAATAAAAGAAATTGCAAATAGGATAGTAACAGCACAAGAAAAAGAGATAAACGATATGAATAATATGTTAAATAATTATTAA
- a CDS encoding biotin/lipoyl-containing protein: MTKQYKITVNGKTYDVSVEEIRTVASNKTVSTIVNAPVNTSKPVSESKPASAPTVSAASAPIDENAISIKAPMPGTIVSFNVAVGDKINEGQVVAILEAMKMENEITAPASGEVKSIHVEKGSSVVEGQVILQIK, translated from the coding sequence ATGACTAAGCAATATAAAATCACAGTTAATGGAAAAACTTATGATGTATCAGTAGAGGAGATAAGAACTGTAGCTTCAAATAAAACAGTATCTACTATAGTTAATGCCCCGGTAAATACATCAAAACCTGTTTCAGAATCAAAACCGGCATCAGCTCCGACAGTTTCAGCAGCTTCTGCTCCTATAGATGAAAATGCTATATCAATAAAAGCTCCTATGCCTGGTACTATAGTATCATTTAATGTTGCGGTAGGAGATAAAATTAATGAAGGTCAGGTTGTAGCTATATTAGAGGCTATGAAAATGGAAAATGAAATTACAGCTCCTGCTTCAGGAGAGGTGAAGTCTATACATGTTGAAAAGGGTTCTTCAGTTGTAGAGGGTCAGGTTATATTACAAATTAAGTAA
- a CDS encoding M16 family metallopeptidase, whose translation MVKRLTLKNGTRVVLEKMPMLDTVSIGFIFLTGSANEKKEENGYTHFIEHMLFKGTDKISAKELIRNIEGVGGIFNAFTSRHLTSFYINIISKYFDRAVDTLENIMLYSAFREDDINREKKVIIEELKMSNDTPEEISANQFFAAAYKGTSMSFPIGGNINNIKKISREKIYSYFKDHFNSNNLIISIAGDFDINYAVDRLEKIKLEKGTRTVNDDLPFYYKTITKEKQEINQVYFSLVTPSYNACDNKKRYAMNIVNDIFGGSSYSRLFQSIRENKGLCYNIYSYNSSFINGGTFEIHGSTSLDKYAQTIESIYYEIEKLVNERISEEELEEAKESYKGSMAFSKFNAEFIMNKNARHELYTSKYISFNELYNIIDKVDLQLINDVIDEKLMNKKFFLTSVGASGTKDISKALSSKLKLN comes from the coding sequence ATGGTAAAAAGATTAACATTAAAAAATGGTACAAGAGTTGTTTTAGAAAAAATGCCGATGCTTGATACTGTTTCTATAGGCTTTATATTTTTAACAGGCAGCGCCAATGAAAAAAAAGAAGAAAACGGATATACTCATTTTATAGAGCATATGCTTTTTAAAGGCACTGATAAAATTAGTGCAAAAGAACTTATTAGAAATATAGAAGGGGTTGGCGGTATATTCAATGCTTTTACTTCAAGACATTTAACTTCTTTTTATATCAATATAATATCTAAATATTTTGACAGAGCAGTTGATACTTTGGAAAATATTATGCTTTATTCTGCTTTCAGAGAAGATGATATAAACAGAGAAAAAAAAGTTATAATTGAAGAGCTTAAAATGTCAAATGATACTCCTGAAGAAATATCAGCCAATCAATTTTTTGCTGCTGCTTATAAAGGCACTTCTATGAGTTTTCCTATAGGAGGAAATATTAATAATATAAAAAAAATAAGCAGAGAAAAAATTTATTCTTATTTTAAAGATCATTTTAATTCTAATAATTTAATTATATCTATAGCAGGAGATTTTGATATTAATTATGCAGTAGACAGACTTGAAAAAATAAAATTAGAAAAAGGAACTAGAACAGTTAATGATGATCTTCCTTTTTATTATAAAACTATAACTAAAGAAAAACAGGAAATTAATCAGGTTTATTTTTCGCTTGTAACACCTTCATATAATGCATGCGATAATAAAAAAAGATATGCTATGAATATAGTTAATGATATATTCGGAGGAAGTTCCTATTCAAGATTATTTCAATCAATAAGAGAAAATAAGGGACTTTGTTATAATATATACAGTTATAATTCCAGCTTTATAAACGGCGGTACATTTGAGATACATGGTTCTACTAGTTTGGATAAATATGCACAGACTATAGAAAGTATATATTATGAAATAGAAAAATTGGTTAATGAAAGAATATCAGAGGAAGAGCTTGAAGAGGCTAAAGAGAGCTATAAAGGGTCTATGGCATTTAGTAAATTTAATGCGGAATTTATAATGAATAAAAATGCAAGGCATGAATTATATACATCTAAATATATCTCATTTAATGAGCTTTATAATATAATAGATAAAGTAGATTTACAATTAATTAATGATGTTATAGATGAAAAATTGATGAATAAAAAATTCTTCTTAACATCTGTAGGAGCTAGCGGTACTAAAGATATAAGTAAGGCTTTAAGCAGCAAACTTAAATTAAATTAA
- the xylB gene encoding xylulokinase, with the protein MNYYIGIDLGTSSVKTLIMASNGKIEALSQKDYDFDKPHYNFAEQDVNVWWESTVFTIKDSLNQLVKIDSNYNIKGIGFSGQMHGLVALDKNGNVLRKAILWCDSRSLKEIEYINSKIGLENIMQINHSPIAAGFLLPSLLWIKNNEPHIYKNIDKVILPKDYIRYKLTNCIASDITDAAATGVFDSNKSCWSDYIIEKLGLDINIFPDIFYPYEVSGTITEKSSKETGLKKGIQVSYGGADQVMQAVGNGIINTNTASITIGTGGQILMPVDKPVYDKKNMASHTFNFLFPNTWYYLGAALSSGLALKWAKNNFCNAGETFKDIDLKVKDIKAGSNGIIFLPYLAGERTPYMNSNASAMFVGLTLSHDRYHILRSVMEGVVYSLKDCFMILTDDLNMECSKLIASGGGSYSDVWLQIQADVLNREIYVSKTREQAALGAAITSAVANKEYQSYEEALKNIITYNNKPITPINENVKIYSEYYEIFKECYRRNSELMYAIKNIAY; encoded by the coding sequence ATGAATTACTATATTGGTATAGATTTAGGAACTTCATCTGTAAAGACTTTAATAATGGCATCTAATGGTAAAATAGAAGCATTATCTCAAAAAGATTATGATTTTGATAAACCTCACTATAATTTTGCAGAGCAGGATGTTAATGTATGGTGGGAAAGCACTGTATTTACAATAAAAGATTCTTTAAATCAATTAGTAAAAATAGATTCAAATTATAATATTAAAGGAATAGGCTTTTCCGGACAAATGCATGGACTTGTGGCTTTAGATAAAAATGGAAATGTTTTAAGAAAAGCTATATTATGGTGTGATTCAAGGAGCCTTAAAGAGATTGAATATATAAACAGTAAAATAGGTTTAGAAAATATAATGCAGATAAATCATAGTCCTATAGCTGCGGGATTTTTACTTCCTTCTTTGCTTTGGATAAAAAATAATGAGCCTCATATTTATAAAAATATTGATAAAGTAATACTTCCTAAAGATTATATAAGATATAAATTAACAAATTGCATTGCCTCTGATATAACAGATGCAGCTGCTACAGGAGTTTTTGATAGTAATAAATCTTGTTGGTCTGATTATATAATAGAAAAATTAGGTTTAGACATAAATATTTTTCCTGATATTTTTTATCCTTATGAAGTATCTGGGACTATTACGGAAAAGTCTAGTAAAGAAACAGGATTAAAAAAGGGCATACAAGTTTCTTATGGAGGAGCTGATCAAGTTATGCAGGCTGTAGGCAACGGCATAATAAATACAAATACGGCATCAATTACTATAGGTACAGGCGGACAAATTTTAATGCCTGTAGATAAACCTGTTTATGATAAAAAGAATATGGCTTCTCATACATTCAATTTTTTATTTCCTAATACTTGGTATTATTTAGGTGCTGCTTTATCTTCTGGTTTAGCATTGAAATGGGCTAAGAATAATTTTTGCAATGCAGGTGAAACTTTTAAAGATATAGATTTAAAAGTAAAAGATATAAAAGCAGGCAGCAATGGAATAATATTTCTTCCTTATTTAGCTGGTGAGAGAACTCCTTATATGAACAGTAATGCTTCTGCTATGTTTGTAGGATTAACTTTAAGTCATGATAGATATCATATTTTAAGATCTGTTATGGAGGGAGTAGTATATTCTTTAAAAGACTGTTTTATGATTTTGACTGATGATTTAAATATGGAATGCAGTAAATTAATAGCTTCTGGAGGAGGATCTTATAGTGATGTATGGCTTCAGATTCAGGCTGATGTTTTAAATAGGGAAATTTATGTTTCAAAAACTAGAGAGCAGGCTGCATTGGGGGCGGCTATAACTTCTGCTGTTGCGAATAAAGAGTATCAAAGTTATGAAGAAGCTCTAAAAAACATTATAACTTATAATAACAAGCCTATAACTCCGATTAATGAGAATGTGAAAATTTATTCTGAATATTATGAGATATTTAAAGAATGTTATAGAAGAAATTCTGAGTTAATGTATGCAATAAAAAATATAGCTTATTAA
- a CDS encoding KH domain-containing protein, whose amino-acid sequence MTEEKELIEYLAKKLVDEPEGVSVKVIEGEKSTILELKVNQSDIGKIIGKRGRIAHALRTILFAASMKSGKRVMLEIIDN is encoded by the coding sequence ATGACGGAAGAAAAAGAGCTTATTGAGTATTTGGCTAAAAAGTTAGTGGATGAGCCTGAGGGTGTGAGTGTTAAGGTTATTGAAGGTGAGAAGAGTACGATTCTGGAATTGAAAGTGAACCAAAGCGACATAGGTAAAATTATAGGTAAAAGAGGTCGTATTGCTCATGCATTGCGTACTATTCTTTTTGCTGCTTCCATGAAAAGTGGTAAACGTGTAATGCTTGAGATTATTGACAATTGA
- a CDS encoding adenine phosphoribosyltransferase — MELKDYIRNIQDYPKKGILFRDITTLLQNKDAFKYAIDKMAEQISNEKIDYIVGAESRGFLIGSALAYKMNCGFIPVRKKGKLPYKTISEEYALEYGTDTLYMHEDAIKKGERVLIVDDLIATGGTALAMIKMVEKLEGIVVGSSFLIELKELNGRKEIDKYPINVIIQY; from the coding sequence ATGGAGTTAAAAGATTATATAAGAAATATTCAAGATTATCCTAAAAAAGGAATACTTTTTAGAGATATCACTACTTTACTTCAAAATAAAGATGCATTCAAATATGCCATAGATAAAATGGCAGAACAAATAAGTAATGAGAAAATAGATTATATAGTCGGAGCAGAAAGCAGAGGATTTTTAATAGGTTCAGCATTGGCTTATAAAATGAACTGCGGCTTTATCCCTGTAAGAAAAAAAGGAAAGCTGCCTTATAAAACCATTTCAGAAGAATATGCTTTAGAATATGGTACAGATACACTATATATGCATGAAGATGCCATTAAAAAAGGTGAAAGAGTTTTAATAGTTGATGATCTAATAGCTACAGGCGGCACTGCACTTGCTATGATAAAAATGGTTGAAAAATTAGAAGGCATAGTTGTAGGCTCATCTTTTTTAATAGAATTAAAAGAATTAAATGGAAGAAAAGAAATAGATAAATACCCTATTAATGTTATTATACAATACTAA
- the rimM gene encoding ribosome maturation factor RimM (Essential for efficient processing of 16S rRNA), translating to MIFFYGKITGLHGLKGEVEIAFSDKSYFTSLPILNKDTPVIIDNQTFTLLNVKKKNKSFVFLLKEINTIEEAQKLIGLDIFIDSSYLPQLDDDTFYEGELIGYKIIDTDNNIYGEITDVYSLPSNYVFEIKLKENNNIVSIPFVKAYFGDSDKINKTITIIQKPIFDDD from the coding sequence TTGATTTTTTTTTACGGCAAAATCACAGGTTTACATGGTTTAAAAGGAGAGGTAGAAATTGCTTTTTCTGATAAGAGTTATTTTACCTCTCTTCCTATTTTAAATAAAGATACACCTGTTATCATCGATAATCAGACATTTACTCTATTAAATGTTAAAAAGAAAAATAAATCTTTCGTGTTCCTATTAAAAGAGATAAATACTATAGAAGAGGCTCAAAAATTAATAGGACTTGATATATTTATAGATTCTTCATATTTGCCTCAATTAGATGATGATACTTTCTATGAGGGTGAATTAATCGGATATAAAATCATAGATACTGACAATAATATTTATGGTGAGATAACAGATGTATACAGTCTTCCTTCAAATTATGTATTTGAAATTAAATTAAAAGAAAATAATAATATAGTTTCAATACCATTTGTTAAGGCATATTTTGGAGATTCTGATAAAATAAATAAAACTATAACAATAATACAAAAACCTATATTTGATGATGATTAG
- a CDS encoding signal recognition particle protein, whose translation MFGNLTKSISNVFSKIQGKKVLTDKDITDSLLTIKEALLSADVSLEAADKFLEEATNRAIGKEKLEGVDPANQFVADVHDTLVNMIGEGESGLKLEPVEKTTITLLFGLQGSGKTTTSAKLAKYYKDKRRVMLVGLDVHRPAAMEQLAVLAREVGVPYHIDTKEKKAYKILKKALSIAKKEQYNMILVDTAGRLEIDEEMMLELRRVVNSANVTEKILVVDSTAGQSVYDVAKNFQNNIGINGVILTKFDSGVRGGAALSLKYATGSSVKFVGVGEHLDDIDVFDAKRVAGQILGMGDIVKLVEKARAAISEKEAQEMLQKVIENNFDYNDFLKQIEATAKMGGLSKMTSMIPGMANVDTELLSREEEKFKKYKAIIQSMTKKERLALFPLNNSRKMRISKGSGQSVYDVNQLIKQFTMMKNMMGSTKKMDKLAKSLEGMGMSIDDLNKLM comes from the coding sequence GTGTTTGGTAATTTAACTAAATCTATATCTAATGTATTCTCTAAAATACAAGGAAAAAAAGTCCTTACAGATAAGGATATAACAGATAGTCTATTAACTATCAAAGAAGCCTTACTTTCTGCTGATGTATCCTTAGAAGCTGCTGATAAATTTCTTGAAGAAGCTACTAACAGAGCTATAGGCAAAGAAAAATTAGAAGGCGTAGATCCTGCCAATCAATTTGTGGCTGATGTTCATGATACATTGGTTAATATGATAGGTGAGGGTGAAAGCGGTTTAAAATTAGAGCCTGTTGAGAAAACTACTATTACATTATTATTTGGTTTGCAGGGTTCTGGTAAAACTACTACATCCGCTAAATTAGCTAAATATTATAAAGATAAAAGACGCGTTATGCTTGTAGGTCTTGATGTTCACAGACCGGCCGCCATGGAGCAGCTTGCAGTTTTGGCTAGAGAAGTAGGTGTTCCTTATCATATAGATACCAAAGAAAAAAAAGCATATAAAATACTTAAAAAAGCTCTTTCTATAGCTAAAAAAGAGCAGTATAATATGATATTAGTTGATACTGCAGGACGCCTAGAGATAGATGAAGAAATGATGCTTGAATTAAGACGCGTTGTAAACTCTGCTAATGTTACAGAAAAAATATTAGTTGTGGATTCTACAGCAGGTCAAAGTGTTTATGATGTTGCCAAAAATTTCCAAAATAATATTGGAATTAATGGTGTTATACTTACAAAATTTGATTCCGGAGTTAGAGGCGGTGCAGCCTTATCTCTAAAATATGCTACCGGTTCATCTGTTAAGTTTGTCGGAGTAGGTGAACATTTAGATGATATTGATGTATTTGATGCCAAGAGAGTAGCCGGACAAATACTTGGTATGGGCGATATAGTAAAATTAGTAGAAAAAGCCCGTGCTGCTATAAGTGAAAAAGAAGCTCAGGAAATGCTTCAAAAAGTTATAGAAAATAATTTTGATTATAATGATTTCTTAAAACAAATTGAAGCTACTGCTAAAATGGGCGGTCTTAGCAAAATGACATCTATGATTCCGGGTATGGCTAATGTAGATACTGAACTTCTAAGCCGTGAAGAAGAAAAATTTAAAAAGTATAAAGCTATTATACAATCAATGACTAAAAAAGAAAGATTAGCCCTATTTCCTTTGAATAATTCAAGAAAAATGAGAATATCCAAAGGAAGCGGTCAAAGTGTTTATGATGTAAATCAGTTAATAAAACAGTTTACTATGATGAAAAACATGATGGGCAGCACTAAAAAGATGGATAAGCTCGCAAAGTCCCTAGAGGGTATGGGTATGTCTATAGATGATTTAAACAAATTAATGTAA
- a CDS encoding co-chaperone GroES: protein MSSIKPLADRVLLKVLEQEEKTSSGILLPDTAKEKTQKAEVIEVGDSEDIKVKKGDIVIYDKYAGIQIKEGDTEYLIVKNEEIVALIK from the coding sequence ATGTCATCTATTAAACCATTAGCAGATAGAGTACTTCTAAAAGTATTAGAACAAGAAGAAAAAACTTCAAGCGGAATACTTCTTCCAGATACAGCTAAAGAAAAAACTCAGAAAGCAGAAGTTATAGAAGTAGGCGACAGCGAAGATATAAAAGTAAAAAAAGGCGATATAGTTATATATGATAAATATGCTGGTATTCAAATAAAAGAAGGCGATACAGAATATTTAATAGTAAAAAATGAAGAGATAGTTGCTCTTATAAAATAA
- a CDS encoding sodium ion-translocating decarboxylase subunit beta, which produces MNNALGLDFNNLFTGFYPPTLAQVIMMLLGAYLIYMSIYYKKKPLLLLPMGVAILAANMPLPKMTEDVVNGFLGLIHSGADSGVYPVLVFFAVGTMIDLGLVLADPKNFFIGASSQIGILIVFYIMSSLNLGEGLSAAASIIGAADGSLAMYMTSLITEPKYFAAIVMAAYLYMELLPLLQSGLTKVLTTAKERKIPMNYLRHVSRGEKIIFAVIAMGLCGIFLANSFPLIAALLFGSILRESDIIKNFSVNLQKSLTGILTMLIGIAIGSSASAEYFMTLNTVMIFAFGLLSLILSTTIGIIAAKVINILSGGKVNPIIGSAGLSAFPIPAWGAHVYGQENSSSNCLLLHAMAVNISGIISGAIVMGILLTFFH; this is translated from the coding sequence ATGAATAATGCTTTAGGTTTGGATTTTAACAATTTATTTACAGGTTTTTATCCGCCGACTTTAGCCCAAGTTATAATGATGCTTTTAGGAGCATATCTTATATATATGTCTATATATTATAAGAAAAAACCTCTGCTTCTTCTTCCTATGGGAGTTGCAATATTAGCTGCTAATATGCCGCTTCCTAAAATGACAGAAGATGTAGTAAATGGTTTTTTGGGTTTAATTCATAGCGGTGCAGACAGCGGCGTGTATCCTGTATTGGTATTTTTTGCGGTTGGTACTATGATAGATTTAGGACTTGTACTTGCAGATCCTAAAAATTTCTTTATAGGTGCTAGTTCTCAGATTGGCATACTTATAGTATTTTATATTATGAGTTCTTTGAATTTAGGAGAAGGTTTATCTGCTGCTGCTTCAATTATAGGTGCTGCTGACGGGTCTTTGGCTATGTATATGACTTCTCTAATTACAGAGCCTAAATATTTTGCTGCTATTGTTATGGCTGCTTATCTTTATATGGAGCTTCTTCCTTTGCTTCAATCAGGACTTACAAAAGTTTTGACTACTGCAAAAGAAAGAAAAATTCCTATGAATTATTTGAGACATGTTTCAAGAGGAGAGAAAATTATATTTGCAGTTATTGCTATGGGGCTTTGCGGAATATTCTTGGCAAACTCATTTCCTCTTATAGCTGCTCTTTTATTCGGAAGTATTTTGAGAGAATCAGATATTATAAAAAATTTCTCAGTTAATTTGCAAAAATCTTTAACAGGAATACTTACTATGCTTATAGGAATAGCAATAGGTTCTTCTGCTTCAGCTGAATATTTTATGACATTAAATACAGTGATGATATTTGCTTTCGGATTATTGTCATTGATATTAAGCACTACAATAGGTATAATTGCTGCGAAAGTTATTAATATATTATCAGGCGGTAAAGTTAATCCTATAATAGGTTCTGCAGGTTTAAGTGCTTTTCCTATTCCTGCTTGGGGAGCACATGTTTACGGACAGGAAAATAGTTCATCTAACTGTCTGCTTCTTCATGCAATGGCTGTTAATATTTCAGGCATAATATCCGGTGCTATTGTTATGGGTATACTTCTTACATTCTTCCATTAA
- the smpB gene encoding SsrA-binding protein SmpB: MASKKDKKSGSNAISSGEIVKNKKALFNYEFIEKFEAGIVLLGTEVKSLRERSVNMADSYASFKKNGELFIVNMHISPYHFGNRNNHEPLRERKLLMKKRELRRLYGKIKEQGLTLIPVSLYFSRGKVKVELALARGKKLHDKRETLKRKTLDREMERYIKR; the protein is encoded by the coding sequence ATGGCTAGTAAAAAGGATAAAAAATCAGGCAGTAATGCTATTTCATCTGGGGAGATAGTAAAAAATAAAAAGGCTCTATTCAATTACGAGTTTATAGAGAAATTTGAGGCGGGAATTGTTTTGCTTGGTACAGAAGTAAAATCTCTTAGAGAAAGAAGTGTTAATATGGCTGACAGTTATGCTTCTTTTAAAAAAAATGGAGAGCTTTTTATAGTTAATATGCATATATCGCCTTACCATTTCGGAAATAGAAATAATCATGAACCTTTAAGAGAAAGAAAACTCTTGATGAAAAAAAGGGAATTAAGGAGATTATACGGAAAAATAAAGGAACAAGGACTTACTTTAATTCCGGTTAGCTTGTATTTCTCAAGAGGAAAAGTTAAAGTGGAATTAGCTTTGGCAAGAGGTAAAAAACTTCATGATAAAAGAGAGACCCTAAAAAGAAAAACTTTAGATAGAGAAATGGAAAGATATATAAAAAGATAA
- the rpsP gene encoding 30S ribosomal protein S16, which produces MVKLRLKRIGRKHEPHYRIVAADARFPRDGRFIEELGWFNPKAKDVLYKLNVEGLKKWLSNGAQPTYVVKSILVKEGLMEKDKGAPLERKKKRALKNPEKRRKHRKQAKPESAEEKSEA; this is translated from the coding sequence GTGGTAAAATTAAGATTAAAACGTATAGGTCGCAAACATGAGCCTCATTATCGTATAGTGGCTGCAGATGCTCGTTTCCCACGCGATGGTCGTTTTATTGAAGAGCTAGGTTGGTTTAACCCTAAAGCTAAAGATGTATTATATAAGTTGAATGTAGAAGGCTTAAAAAAATGGCTTTCTAATGGTGCACAGCCAACTTATGTGGTAAAAAGCATTCTTGTTAAAGAAGGCTTGATGGAAAAAGATAAAGGTGCTCCTCTTGAAAGAAAGAAAAAAAGAGCATTGAAAAATCCTGAAAAAAGGCGCAAACATCGTAAACAAGCTAAGCCTGAATCTGCTGAGGAGAAAAGCGAAGCTTAA
- a CDS encoding OadG family transporter subunit, which translates to MEHNAAITIFGIMSVFIVALVFYILSLVLGMIFKTRNIKKEEEIIKVVEESKTKEEDLIDDTELAAVLTASISVYTGMSNNKFIITSIKESKTPIWGMVDRVNKLK; encoded by the coding sequence ATGGAACATAATGCAGCTATTACAATATTCGGTATAATGTCTGTTTTTATAGTTGCTTTAGTTTTTTATATATTGTCTTTAGTTTTGGGAATGATTTTCAAAACTAGGAATATAAAGAAAGAAGAAGAAATTATAAAGGTAGTAGAGGAAAGTAAAACTAAAGAAGAGGATTTAATAGATGATACTGAACTTGCAGCAGTGTTAACCGCTTCAATATCAGTTTATACAGGTATGTCTAATAATAAATTTATTATTACATCTATTAAAGAGTCTAAAACTCCTATATGGGGAATGGTTGACAGAGTAAATAAATTAAAATGA